AAATGGAAGTAATGACTCGTTTGATGGATTTTTATACAGTAAAATTATCGTTGGTATTCTGTAACCAGAAGAAAAAGGTAGATGAAGTTGTAGAAGAATTACAATTGCGTGGCTATGCAGCCGAAGGTTTACATGGCGATTTGCGTCAAGCTCAACGTACTAATGTAATGGCTAAATTCCGTTCGGGTGTTGTAAATGTATTGGTAGCAACTGACGTAGCCGCTCGTGGACTAGACGTTGACGACGTTGATGCTGTATTCAACTTTGATATTCCATTAGACGAAGAATATTATGTACACCGTATCGGTCGTACAGGTCGTGCAGGCAAATCGGGTAAAGCTTTCACTTTTGTAGTAGGAGCAGAACGCAACCGCTTGCGCGAAATTATGAACTATACCAAAGTAAAAATCGACAAAGGCGTAATTCCTACTTTCTCTGATGTAGTTGGTGTGAAAAAAGGTATGTTTATTGAACGTGTAAGAACTGCCATTGAAGGTGGTGACTTAGAATTGTTTAGCGACGTATTGGAAGGGTTGCATCATGCAGGTCATACTACCGAACAAGTAGTATCGGCTTTGGTAAAAATGAACATGGGTGTTACGAAAAGCGAATTTGCTGACGAAAACCTAAGTGGTGATTCTGACCGCCGTGAACGTGGCAACGACCGTTTTGGCCGTGGTGACCGTGATGGTGGACGCAGAGGTGAAGGTCGTTTTGATAGAGAACGTGGTAGAGGAGGAGATGACCGTCGCTCAAGTGGTCGTTTTGACAGAGATAGCAGAGGAGGACGTGAAGACCGTGGCCCTCGTACCGATAAAGCTGGAAAGCCTTACCGTAAAGATCCTAACATGGTGCGTATGTTTGTTAATATCGGATTCAACGAAAAAATCTCTCCTGCCAATATTGTAGGTGCTTTTGCTGGCGAATCTGGAATTCCAGGTAATGTATTAGGCCAAATTGATATTTTCGATAAATATTCGTTTGTAGATGTACCAAAAGAATTTGCTTCAACTGTACTTAATCGTATGGAAGGTGCATCTATCAAAGGTAAACGTGTGAATGTTGAAATTGCTAAACCAAGCAACTAATCAGGAGCATAATAAAACAAAAAAGCCTTATGGATAAAATCCATAAGGCTTTTTTGTTTTATTGCCTGTTGTCCAAGCTCA
The DNA window shown above is from Flectobacillus major DSM 103 and carries:
- a CDS encoding DEAD/DEAH box helicase, giving the protein MSQLLRFDELSLSQEVQQAVADMGFETASPIQSEAIPFILEGRDVIGQAQTGTGKTAAFGIPMIEGVVGFEKVVQGLILCPTRELAVQVTEEIKKLSKHKKGVWVTTVYGGDSIDRQIKSLKAGANIVVGTPGRVIDLIERRALKLENVKMVVLDEADEMLDMGFREDIESILQETPDDRQTIFFSATMSKPIMALTSRYQNDPKLVKVVKNEITNANIEQLYYDVKGRAKMEVMTRLMDFYTVKLSLVFCNQKKKVDEVVEELQLRGYAAEGLHGDLRQAQRTNVMAKFRSGVVNVLVATDVAARGLDVDDVDAVFNFDIPLDEEYYVHRIGRTGRAGKSGKAFTFVVGAERNRLREIMNYTKVKIDKGVIPTFSDVVGVKKGMFIERVRTAIEGGDLELFSDVLEGLHHAGHTTEQVVSALVKMNMGVTKSEFADENLSGDSDRRERGNDRFGRGDRDGGRRGEGRFDRERGRGGDDRRSSGRFDRDSRGGREDRGPRTDKAGKPYRKDPNMVRMFVNIGFNEKISPANIVGAFAGESGIPGNVLGQIDIFDKYSFVDVPKEFASTVLNRMEGASIKGKRVNVEIAKPSN